One stretch of Saccharomonospora xinjiangensis XJ-54 DNA includes these proteins:
- a CDS encoding glutaredoxin family protein, whose product MPEEQHTVVVMTRVGCSACEKAEQDVERICGELGVPWSAADVDTDPEWRAEYGDRVPVILVDGDEHGYWSVDEERLRSALRS is encoded by the coding sequence ATGCCTGAGGAGCAGCACACCGTCGTGGTGATGACCCGTGTCGGCTGTTCGGCGTGTGAGAAGGCCGAGCAGGACGTCGAACGCATCTGCGGCGAGTTGGGTGTGCCGTGGTCGGCGGCCGACGTGGACACCGATCCGGAATGGCGTGCCGAGTACGGCGACAGGGTGCCGGTGATCCTCGTGGATGGTGACGAACACGGCTACTGGTCGGTTGACGAGGAACGGCTCAGGTCGGCACTGCGGTCGTGA
- a CDS encoding proline dehydrogenase family protein codes for MEPLRSLILAAAGNDVIRRAVARSFTVPGARRIVARFVPGETVADALAAVRALATDGRYATLDYLGEWTRDRGQVERAVRTYLRLLDGLAEQGLSGHAEVSVKLSALTVDGDPALASLSLGRICEAAQRCGTTVTVDMEDHTTTDSTLAVVNDARRTWPWVGAVVQSYLRRSETDVAALAHKGSRVRLCKGAYAEPGDVAHSDAHAVDLSYVRCANLLLEGGAYAMFATHDPRLVGVLRQRTRWYGRRPGTYEYQMLYGVRPDEQRRLAAEGETVRVYVPFGEQWYGYLMRRLAERPANLALFLRALVSRS; via the coding sequence GTGGAGCCGCTGCGATCGTTGATCCTCGCCGCCGCGGGCAACGACGTGATCCGGCGTGCGGTGGCCAGGTCCTTCACGGTGCCGGGTGCCCGGCGGATCGTCGCCCGGTTCGTGCCGGGTGAGACCGTGGCGGACGCGCTGGCCGCCGTGAGGGCCCTCGCCACCGACGGCCGCTACGCGACCCTCGATTACCTGGGCGAGTGGACCCGCGATCGCGGGCAGGTCGAGCGGGCTGTCCGCACGTACCTGCGGTTGCTCGACGGCCTCGCCGAGCAGGGCCTCTCCGGCCACGCCGAGGTGAGTGTGAAGCTGTCGGCCCTGACCGTGGACGGTGATCCCGCGCTCGCCTCGCTGAGCCTCGGCCGCATCTGTGAGGCTGCGCAGCGGTGCGGCACCACTGTCACCGTGGACATGGAGGACCACACCACGACCGACAGCACGCTCGCCGTGGTGAACGACGCGCGCCGCACGTGGCCCTGGGTCGGAGCAGTGGTCCAGTCCTACCTTCGCCGCAGCGAAACCGATGTCGCCGCGCTGGCACACAAGGGGTCTCGTGTGCGGCTGTGTAAGGGCGCCTACGCTGAGCCGGGCGATGTCGCGCACAGCGATGCCCACGCTGTCGATCTCAGCTACGTGCGATGTGCCAACCTGCTCCTCGAGGGTGGCGCGTACGCGATGTTCGCCACCCACGATCCCCGGCTTGTGGGGGTATTGCGGCAGCGCACGCGCTGGTACGGCAGGCGACCAGGGACCTACGAGTACCAGATGCTGTACGGAGTCCGGCCGGACGAGCAGCGCCGGCTGGCCGCGGAAGGGGAGACCGTGCGTGTGTACGTGCCGTTCGGTGAGCAGTGGTACGGCTACCTGATGCGAAGGCTCGCGGAGCGGCCCGCGAACCTCGCGTTGTTCCTGCGAGCACTGGTCAGTCGTTCGTGA
- a CDS encoding lysophospholipid acyltransferase family protein — protein sequence MTSRGSARVVPLRPGDGEPDTSSSVVPLPVRKAERRSPSGGLLDFLRRRLSGDYEIDEFGFDQEFTEAVLIPLLRPLYERWFRVSAHGVEHIPGEGGALLVSNHSGVVPIDAVMTAFAVHDEHPEHRFLRMLGADLVFDTPVLGSLARKSGQTLACHPDAERLLREGELVGVWPEGYKGVGKPFSARYKLQRFGRGGFVSAALRTGAPIIPCAVVGAEEIYPKIGDIKPLARLLRLPYFPVTPFFPLLGPLGTVPLPTKWHIEFGEPIPTDCYAEGAEDDQMLVLTLTDRVRESIQDMLYRRLAHRRGIFTG from the coding sequence GTGACCTCACGAGGTTCGGCGCGAGTGGTTCCGTTGCGTCCCGGCGACGGCGAGCCCGACACTTCGTCGAGCGTGGTTCCACTGCCTGTGCGGAAAGCGGAGCGACGTTCCCCTTCGGGCGGCCTGCTCGACTTCCTTCGTCGCAGGCTTAGCGGTGACTACGAGATCGACGAGTTCGGTTTCGACCAGGAATTCACCGAGGCCGTGCTCATCCCGCTGCTGCGGCCGTTGTACGAGCGGTGGTTCCGCGTGAGCGCGCACGGCGTCGAGCACATTCCCGGCGAGGGCGGGGCTCTGCTCGTCTCCAACCATTCCGGTGTGGTGCCGATCGACGCCGTGATGACGGCCTTCGCCGTGCACGACGAGCATCCAGAGCATCGGTTCCTGCGCATGCTGGGGGCCGACCTTGTGTTCGACACCCCTGTTCTCGGGTCGCTGGCGCGCAAGAGCGGCCAGACACTGGCCTGCCATCCCGACGCCGAAAGGCTGCTGCGGGAAGGCGAACTCGTCGGTGTGTGGCCCGAGGGATACAAGGGGGTCGGCAAACCGTTCTCGGCGCGGTACAAGTTGCAGCGCTTCGGGCGCGGGGGTTTCGTGTCGGCGGCGTTGCGGACGGGGGCACCGATCATCCCGTGTGCCGTCGTGGGCGCCGAGGAGATCTACCCGAAGATCGGAGACATCAAGCCGTTGGCCAGGCTGCTGCGCCTGCCGTACTTTCCCGTGACGCCGTTCTTCCCGCTGCTCGGGCCGCTGGGCACGGTGCCGCTGCCGACGAAGTGGCACATCGAGTTCGGTGAGCCCATTCCCACCGACTGCTATGCCGAGGGCGCGGAGGACGACCAGATGCTGGTGCTGACCCTCACCGACCGGGTCAGGGAGAGCATTCAGGACATGCTGTACCGCAGGCTGGCCCACCGCAGGGGAATCTTCACCGGCTGA
- a CDS encoding helix-turn-helix domain-containing protein, whose amino-acid sequence MPPNNDQDVPGRQVQFLTVAEVAALMRVSKMTVYRLVHSGELPAVRVGKSFRVPEQAVHSYLDNAYFDVG is encoded by the coding sequence ATGCCGCCGAACAATGACCAGGACGTGCCGGGGCGGCAGGTCCAGTTCCTGACAGTCGCCGAGGTGGCCGCTCTGATGCGAGTCTCCAAGATGACGGTCTACCGACTGGTGCACTCCGGGGAGTTGCCCGCCGTGCGGGTCGGCAAGTCGTTCCGGGTGCCGGAGCAGGCCGTTCACTCCTACCTGGACAACGCCTACTTCGACGTGGGGTAG
- the proC gene encoding pyrroline-5-carboxylate reductase, with translation MGTIAVLGAGKIGEALLSGLLSGGRAPEDLLFTERHPERATELQERYGITGVTVKEAAERADLLVVAVKPQDIEPVLADLAPLLRPQSLVVSLCAGLPTALFERRLPSGTPVVRVMPNTPMLVGEAMSAVSAGKYAGPEHIEIVTDLLGCVGKVVEVPESQQDAVTALSGSGPAYFFYLVEAMIDAGILLGLPRAVAEQLIVQSAVGAAKMLAEGESHPVLLREAVTSPAGTTINAIRELEKHGVRAALLAAIEAARDRSVELGRAHED, from the coding sequence ATGGGAACCATCGCTGTACTGGGTGCCGGCAAGATCGGAGAAGCGCTGCTGTCCGGGCTGCTCAGCGGAGGGCGCGCTCCGGAGGATCTGCTGTTCACCGAGCGGCACCCTGAGCGGGCGACCGAGTTGCAGGAGCGTTACGGGATCACCGGCGTCACCGTGAAGGAGGCGGCAGAGCGGGCCGACCTGCTGGTCGTCGCGGTAAAGCCGCAGGACATCGAGCCCGTGCTCGCCGACCTCGCGCCGCTGCTGCGACCGCAGTCCCTCGTGGTGTCGCTGTGCGCGGGCCTGCCGACGGCACTGTTCGAGCGCAGGCTCCCTTCGGGAACACCCGTGGTCAGGGTGATGCCCAACACGCCGATGCTCGTGGGCGAGGCGATGAGCGCCGTGTCCGCGGGCAAGTACGCGGGGCCCGAGCACATCGAGATCGTCACCGACCTGCTCGGCTGCGTCGGCAAGGTGGTCGAGGTTCCCGAGTCGCAGCAGGACGCGGTCACCGCCCTGTCGGGCTCCGGTCCGGCGTACTTCTTCTACCTCGTCGAGGCCATGATCGACGCGGGCATCCTCCTGGGGCTGCCTCGCGCCGTCGCCGAGCAGCTCATCGTGCAGTCGGCCGTCGGGGCGGCCAAGATGCTCGCCGAGGGCGAGAGCCACCCCGTGTTGCTGAGGGAGGCCGTGACCTCCCCGGCGGGTACGACGATCAACGCGATCCGAGAGCTGGAGAAGCATGGGGTCAGGGCCGCGCTTCTCGCGGCCATCGAGGCGGCGCGCGACCGCTCCGTCGAACTCGGCCGCGCCCACGAGGACTGA
- a CDS encoding thioesterase family protein, whose product MSTIDSEPLSFAAACEIRSLGDGTFTADLRQEWAIGRHPHGGFLLALVAKAGIRALFEAGEPPSEPLAVSAEFLHALALGPVLLRAEVRKVGRRATVVAVSMEQRGRSCVEARVTAGRLPLRPPVWNDVPALPVEPPAGAIALAGRTAEGLFHLAKGCDVRIDPATAGYLAGRRDDPPRLRLWVRPRHGEPDPYFLLLAGDLNPPVVFNLGGTGWAPTVQLTTLVRTRPHPGWLRIQVDCRAVHEGWFDSDAVVVDSHGRLVCQARQLALAPLP is encoded by the coding sequence GTGAGCACGATCGACTCGGAGCCGCTGTCGTTCGCGGCGGCCTGCGAGATCCGTTCGCTGGGCGACGGCACCTTCACCGCCGACCTCCGCCAGGAGTGGGCGATCGGAAGGCATCCGCACGGGGGATTCCTGCTCGCCCTCGTGGCGAAGGCCGGGATCAGGGCGCTGTTCGAGGCGGGTGAGCCACCCTCCGAGCCGCTCGCTGTGAGTGCCGAGTTCCTGCACGCGCTCGCGCTGGGCCCTGTGCTCCTGCGCGCCGAGGTGCGCAAGGTGGGCAGGAGGGCCACGGTGGTGGCCGTGAGCATGGAGCAGCGGGGTCGAAGCTGTGTGGAGGCGAGGGTGACGGCAGGCAGACTCCCGCTGCGCCCTCCCGTGTGGAACGACGTGCCCGCGCTGCCCGTCGAGCCGCCTGCGGGGGCGATCGCGCTGGCGGGCCGCACAGCCGAGGGGCTGTTCCACCTCGCCAAGGGCTGTGATGTCCGGATCGACCCCGCGACGGCCGGTTATCTCGCCGGAAGGCGGGACGACCCGCCTCGCCTCCGGTTGTGGGTGCGTCCGCGCCACGGTGAACCCGACCCGTACTTCCTGCTCCTCGCCGGTGATCTCAACCCGCCGGTGGTGTTCAACCTCGGAGGCACAGGGTGGGCGCCGACCGTGCAGCTCACCACGTTGGTGCGGACCCGCCCGCATCCAGGCTGGCTGCGGATACAGGTGGACTGCCGTGCCGTCCACGAGGGCTGGTTCGACTCCGACGCCGTGGTGGTGGACAGCCACGGTCGTCTCGTCTGCCAGGCGAGGCAACTGGCGCTGGCCCCCCTGCCGTGA
- a CDS encoding AMP-binding protein — protein MGESSNVADLAAEAARARPDALALIDTATGATLTWREVDLAVRDTARRLRESGVEPGDRVGIRLPTSAAFAVAFYAVLRADGVAVPLNPYEPAQASQEVLDHCGAKTVLTDQPFGSATPIEPVLDVAVADAGSDTEPARGGEDIAALLYTSGTAGAPRGAMLSHRALLAGVAQLRSLTPPVAEPSDRVFVSVPMHHVYGLGPGLLTVTAAGATVVCAPRFEVRSALSDCLNHRVTVVIAVPAMYSEMGARPADELGESLSTVRLLISGAAPLRPKLLADIRAATGLSVFEGYGLTETAPVVTSTLVTGYAKPGSVGRPLPGVELRLVDSDGSESGVPLDPGDPDDTFDDADGTGLVAVRGANLFSGYWPDGAHGPDAEGWFRTGDVGYIDTDGDLHLVDRAGDVVIVNGFNVYPHEVEDVISELPGVREVAVVGVLDARSGEAVKAVVVPEEGVGLSEQQVIEHCAARLAGYKVPTVVAFAESLPHTATGKVRRVGLRDAGPLREDGTHA, from the coding sequence GTGGGTGAGAGCAGCAACGTCGCCGATCTCGCCGCTGAGGCGGCAAGGGCCAGGCCGGACGCGCTCGCATTGATCGATACAGCGACGGGCGCCACGTTGACCTGGCGCGAGGTGGATCTCGCTGTGCGGGACACCGCGCGCCGGTTGAGGGAGAGCGGGGTCGAACCTGGCGACAGGGTGGGCATCCGGTTGCCGACGTCGGCGGCGTTCGCCGTGGCGTTCTACGCCGTGTTGCGAGCCGACGGAGTCGCGGTGCCGCTGAACCCGTACGAACCCGCGCAAGCCTCGCAGGAGGTGCTCGACCACTGCGGAGCGAAGACCGTGCTCACCGACCAGCCGTTCGGTTCGGCGACACCGATCGAGCCGGTGCTCGATGTCGCCGTCGCCGACGCAGGCAGCGACACCGAACCGGCCAGGGGTGGTGAGGACATCGCGGCCCTGCTCTACACCTCGGGCACCGCGGGCGCACCGAGGGGTGCGATGCTCTCGCACCGGGCTCTGCTGGCCGGTGTCGCGCAGTTGCGCTCGCTCACCCCGCCCGTGGCCGAGCCGTCGGACCGGGTGTTCGTCTCGGTTCCCATGCATCACGTCTACGGGCTCGGCCCCGGCCTGCTCACGGTGACGGCCGCAGGAGCCACCGTCGTGTGCGCGCCCCGCTTCGAGGTGCGGTCGGCGCTGTCGGACTGCTTGAACCACCGGGTCACCGTGGTCATCGCGGTGCCTGCGATGTATTCGGAGATGGGGGCTCGGCCCGCCGACGAACTCGGCGAGAGCTTGTCCACCGTGCGGCTGCTGATCTCGGGGGCAGCGCCCCTGCGGCCGAAGCTGCTCGCCGACATCCGCGCCGCCACGGGCCTTTCGGTGTTCGAGGGCTACGGGCTCACGGAGACGGCCCCCGTGGTGACCTCGACGCTGGTGACCGGATACGCGAAGCCGGGCTCCGTCGGGAGGCCGCTGCCCGGTGTCGAGCTGCGGCTCGTGGACAGTGACGGCTCCGAGAGCGGTGTGCCGCTGGACCCGGGGGACCCCGACGACACCTTCGACGACGCGGACGGCACAGGGCTCGTTGCCGTGCGCGGGGCGAACCTGTTCTCCGGGTACTGGCCCGACGGTGCTCACGGACCGGACGCTGAAGGCTGGTTCCGCACCGGTGACGTCGGCTACATCGACACCGACGGCGATCTGCACCTCGTGGACCGCGCGGGCGACGTGGTGATCGTCAACGGTTTCAACGTCTACCCGCACGAGGTCGAGGACGTGATCTCGGAGTTGCCCGGCGTGCGGGAGGTCGCGGTCGTGGGTGTGCTCGACGCGCGCAGTGGCGAGGCGGTCAAGGCCGTGGTGGTGCCCGAGGAGGGTGTGGGACTGTCCGAGCAGCAGGTGATCGAGCACTGCGCCGCGAGGCTGGCCGGGTACAAGGTGCCCACGGTGGTGGCCTTCGCGGAGAGCCTGCCGCACACCGCCACCGGCAAGGTGCGCCGGGTTGGGCTCAGGGACGCGGGACCGCTGCGGGAGGATGGGACTCATGCCTGA
- a CDS encoding redox-sensing transcriptional repressor Rex, with translation MVAQRGRRNGSAPAPRRAPEAGGASEAGGASATGEGGDVSAAHPAKGADATGTTTVATENSQAANSTRAIPEAAVARLAVYLRVLSAMAEQAATTVSSEELSAAAGVNSAKLRKDLSYIGSYGTRGVGYEVQVLIGQIERTLGLTRQHKVAVVGIGNLGHALANYGGFPGRGFPVDALFDIDPDLIGVPVGGVPVSHLDDIPSVCAERGISIGVIATPPTAAQSVCDRLVEGGVQCILNFAPVVLQVPEQVEVRKVDLAVELQILSFHVARRAAPEAEQSGGAVEAGGTDGAKGVKAMKGMRGAGDVKDMVVS, from the coding sequence GTGGTGGCACAGCGGGGTCGGCGCAATGGGTCCGCACCCGCGCCGAGGCGCGCCCCCGAGGCCGGTGGCGCTTCGGAGGCCGGCGGCGCTTCGGCCACCGGGGAAGGCGGCGACGTTTCGGCAGCGCATCCGGCGAAGGGCGCCGACGCCACCGGTACGACCACCGTGGCGACCGAGAACTCGCAGGCGGCGAATTCGACCCGCGCGATCCCGGAGGCGGCCGTCGCCCGTCTCGCCGTCTACCTGCGCGTGCTGTCCGCGATGGCCGAGCAGGCGGCCACCACGGTCTCCAGCGAGGAACTGTCGGCCGCGGCCGGTGTGAACTCGGCCAAGCTGCGCAAGGACCTCTCCTACATCGGCTCGTACGGCACGCGGGGTGTCGGCTACGAGGTTCAGGTTTTGATCGGGCAGATCGAGCGGACACTCGGCCTGACCCGCCAGCACAAGGTCGCCGTCGTGGGAATCGGGAACCTCGGTCACGCGCTGGCGAACTACGGTGGATTCCCAGGGCGCGGATTCCCCGTGGACGCCCTGTTCGACATCGACCCCGACCTGATCGGTGTGCCGGTGGGCGGGGTTCCGGTGTCACACCTCGACGACATCCCGTCGGTGTGCGCCGAGCGAGGCATCTCCATCGGGGTCATCGCGACGCCGCCGACAGCCGCGCAGTCGGTGTGCGACCGGCTCGTCGAGGGCGGGGTGCAGTGCATTCTGAACTTCGCCCCCGTGGTGTTGCAGGTGCCCGAGCAGGTCGAGGTGCGGAAGGTCGATCTCGCGGTGGAGTTGCAGATCCTGTCGTTCCACGTGGCGCGGAGGGCGGCGCCGGAGGCGGAACAGAGCGGCGGTGCGGTCGAGGCCGGTGGCACCGACGGCGCGAAGGGCGTGAAGGCTATGAAGGGCATGAGGGGCGCCGGGGACGTGAAGGACATGGTGGTGTCGTGA
- a CDS encoding glutamyl-tRNA reductase — translation MSVLAIGLSHRTAGLAILERAAIPSAEVEKVLHELQQADDVSEVMLLSTCNRIEVYAVVETFHGGLAGITEVLARQAGMEPGQLYEHFYVHYAGAAVEHVFSVASGLDSMVVGETQILGQVRAAYAAARQAGTVGSTLHELVQTTLRVGKRVHSETGLDRLGASVVSEALAAAGELEGRKALVVGAGSMGALSASQLRKSGVGEIAVVNRTPERAMRLAASISEQGVAARAVPMSDLADEVLRADVVVVCTGSKIPVLGSEHVAPRAERPVVICDLGLPRDVEPGVESVPGVTLVDLETLRRRMAESGTATTEKQIAKASGIVLDEVRAYLAGQRSAAVTPTVTALRKRATEVVNAELLRLDRRLPGLDAAVRDELGRTVNRVVDKLLHAPTVRVKQLAAEKADTDYANALRELFGLDPQAPTAVSSPSAASRHEQIDGE, via the coding sequence ATGAGCGTGCTCGCGATCGGGCTGTCACACCGCACCGCAGGCCTGGCGATCCTCGAACGGGCCGCGATCCCCTCCGCCGAGGTGGAGAAGGTGCTGCACGAGCTCCAGCAGGCCGACGACGTCTCCGAGGTCATGCTGCTGTCCACCTGCAACCGCATCGAGGTCTACGCCGTCGTCGAGACCTTCCACGGTGGTCTCGCCGGTATCACCGAGGTGCTGGCGAGGCAGGCAGGCATGGAGCCGGGTCAGCTGTACGAGCACTTCTACGTCCACTACGCGGGCGCGGCGGTGGAGCACGTGTTCTCCGTCGCGTCGGGGCTGGACTCGATGGTGGTCGGCGAGACGCAGATTCTCGGCCAGGTGCGTGCGGCCTACGCCGCCGCTCGCCAGGCGGGCACCGTCGGCAGCACCCTGCACGAGCTGGTGCAGACGACGTTGCGTGTTGGCAAACGGGTGCACAGCGAGACCGGTCTCGACCGCCTCGGCGCTTCCGTGGTGTCCGAGGCTCTGGCCGCCGCGGGTGAGCTGGAGGGCAGGAAAGCCCTCGTCGTGGGCGCGGGTTCCATGGGCGCGCTGTCGGCGTCGCAGCTGCGCAAGTCCGGTGTCGGCGAGATCGCCGTGGTGAACCGGACGCCGGAGCGCGCGATGCGACTGGCCGCCTCGATCAGCGAGCAGGGAGTGGCGGCGAGAGCCGTTCCGATGTCCGACCTCGCCGACGAGGTGCTGCGTGCCGACGTCGTCGTGGTGTGTACCGGGTCGAAGATTCCCGTTCTCGGCTCGGAGCACGTCGCGCCACGCGCCGAGCGTCCCGTCGTGATCTGCGACCTCGGTCTGCCGAGGGACGTCGAGCCCGGCGTCGAGAGCGTGCCCGGCGTGACGCTGGTGGATCTCGAAACGCTGCGCAGGCGCATGGCCGAATCGGGAACGGCCACCACGGAGAAGCAGATCGCCAAGGCGTCCGGCATTGTCCTCGACGAGGTGCGGGCCTACCTGGCAGGCCAGCGCAGCGCCGCGGTGACACCCACCGTGACCGCGTTGCGCAAGCGCGCGACCGAGGTGGTGAACGCCGAACTGCTGAGGCTGGACCGGCGCCTTCCCGGCCTCGACGCCGCCGTCCGCGACGAACTGGGCCGCACGGTCAACAGGGTTGTGGACAAGCTGCTGCACGCGCCGACCGTGCGCGTCAAACAACTCGCCGCCGAGAAGGCCGACACCGATTACGCCAACGCACTGCGGGAGTTGTTCGGACTCGACCCGCAAGCACCCACGGCGGTGTCGAGCCCGTCGGCGGCATCCAGGCACGAGCAGATCGACGGTGAATAA
- a CDS encoding sigma-70 family RNA polymerase sigma factor, with the protein MSMPIAVAAGPAPATLGKARRRASQADSAVDENWELVRAAQRGDTSAFATLYDRHVDGVFRYVLLRVGDRHLAEDVTSETFLRALRRITSISYQGRDVGAWFTTIARNLVFDHVKSSRFRLEVVTDEIAEPGAGSGAPPGPEQQVITRTTNDELLRCIAGLGDDQRDCIILRFIQGYSVSETAAIMQRNEGAVKALQHRAVRRLATLLPRGIR; encoded by the coding sequence GTGAGCATGCCGATCGCTGTTGCGGCTGGTCCAGCACCCGCGACGCTGGGAAAGGCGAGGCGGAGGGCCTCGCAGGCCGACTCGGCCGTTGACGAGAACTGGGAACTGGTCCGCGCGGCACAGCGCGGCGACACCTCGGCGTTCGCGACGCTGTACGACCGGCATGTGGACGGCGTCTTCCGGTACGTGCTGCTCCGCGTCGGCGACCGTCATCTCGCCGAGGACGTCACCAGCGAGACCTTTCTGCGCGCGCTGCGCCGCATCACGTCGATCTCGTACCAGGGGCGGGACGTCGGCGCGTGGTTCACCACCATCGCCCGCAACCTCGTCTTCGACCACGTCAAATCCAGTCGGTTCCGGCTTGAGGTCGTTACCGACGAGATCGCGGAGCCCGGCGCGGGCTCCGGCGCGCCACCCGGACCGGAACAGCAGGTCATCACCCGGACCACCAACGACGAACTGCTGCGCTGCATCGCGGGCCTCGGCGACGACCAGCGCGACTGCATCATCCTGCGATTCATCCAGGGCTACTCGGTCTCCGAGACCGCGGCGATCATGCAGCGGAACGAGGGCGCTGTGAAAGCACTCCAGCACCGCGCTGTGCGGCGGCTCGCGACCCTGCTACCACGGGGCATCAGGTGA
- a CDS encoding NAD-dependent epimerase/dehydratase family protein, whose protein sequence is MPSNVVLVTGVSGELGGRLLARLGARSDLERVVGVDTAPPVPGVLREPGRAEFVRVDIRNPLIAKIMTSARVDTVVHAGPTCHPAGSGGHSAIKEANVIGTMRLLAACQNSPHLRKLVVISTTAVYGASSRSRAVFTEDAELIPAVATGYSKDAVELEGYVRGFSRRRPDVGVTTLRFADLVTPDFDTVFTRYFSLPLVPTVLGFDGRLQFLHADDALAVLERATVLDRPGVFNVAGDGVLSLSQAIRLAGRVGVGVPRPAMSPIGTALRLARRVRLSADLVRLLNFGRVVDTERLIREFGYTPRWTTREAFDDAVAGRRGRVTA, encoded by the coding sequence ATGCCGTCGAACGTCGTCCTCGTCACCGGGGTATCCGGTGAGCTGGGCGGACGGTTGCTGGCGAGGTTGGGCGCGCGGTCCGACCTCGAACGGGTCGTCGGGGTGGACACCGCACCACCCGTTCCCGGTGTGCTGCGAGAGCCGGGAAGGGCCGAATTCGTGCGGGTGGACATCCGGAACCCGCTGATCGCCAAGATCATGACCTCCGCGAGGGTGGACACGGTGGTACACGCCGGTCCCACGTGTCACCCCGCGGGTTCGGGTGGACATTCGGCGATCAAGGAAGCCAACGTCATCGGCACCATGCGGCTGCTCGCCGCGTGCCAGAACTCGCCGCACCTTCGCAAGCTCGTCGTCATCTCGACCACGGCCGTCTACGGTGCGTCGTCGCGTTCCAGGGCCGTGTTCACGGAGGACGCGGAGCTGATCCCGGCCGTGGCGACCGGCTACTCCAAGGACGCCGTCGAGTTGGAGGGCTACGTTCGCGGTTTCTCCCGGCGGCGTCCCGACGTCGGGGTGACCACGCTGAGGTTCGCCGATCTCGTTACCCCCGACTTCGACACCGTCTTCACCAGGTACTTCTCGCTGCCGCTCGTGCCGACCGTGCTCGGATTCGACGGCAGGCTCCAGTTCCTGCACGCCGACGACGCCCTCGCCGTGCTGGAACGCGCCACCGTTCTCGACCGTCCCGGAGTGTTCAACGTCGCGGGAGACGGGGTGCTGTCGCTGTCGCAGGCCATCCGGCTTGCCGGTCGCGTCGGTGTCGGTGTTCCGCGCCCCGCCATGTCGCCCATCGGAACGGCACTACGTCTCGCCAGGCGGGTGCGGTTGTCGGCCGACCTCGTGCGGTTGCTGAACTTCGGGCGGGTCGTCGATACGGAGCGGCTGATCCGGGAGTTCGGGTACACCCCTCGCTGGACGACACGTGAGGCGTTCGACGACGCGGTTGCCGGGCGGCGGGGGCGCGTGACAGCGTGA
- a CDS encoding 30S ribosomal protein bS22, with product MGSVIKKRRKRMSKKKHRKLLRRTRVQRRKQGK from the coding sequence GTGGGCTCGGTAATCAAGAAGCGTCGTAAGCGCATGTCCAAGAAGAAGCACCGCAAGCTGCTTCGCCGCACGCGGGTGCAGCGCCGCAAGCAGGGTAAGTGA
- a CDS encoding HAD family hydrolase — protein sequence MEAVCVSLWRSRSKRERERLAALAGEASAEAAVAMEATAVATAAPVTEPEAPEVERPAIPQDLTAAAFFDVDNTMMMGASIFHFARGLAARKYFSTSDLAGFAWQQVKFRVGGRESHQGVQSSREQALSFVAGRTVDEMVSIGEEIYDELMADKIWAGTRALAQMHLDAGQRVWLVTATPVELAAIIARRLGLTGALGTVAESVDGVYTGRLVGDLLHGRAKAHAVRALAAREGLNLRRCTAYSDSQNDVPMLSVVGTAVAVNPDSGLRDVARARGWEIRDFRTGRKAAKIGVPSVLGAGALAGAVAAGLAYRKRLV from the coding sequence ATGGAGGCGGTGTGCGTGTCTCTGTGGCGGAGCCGCAGTAAGCGGGAACGCGAGCGGCTCGCAGCACTGGCAGGCGAGGCGTCGGCCGAAGCGGCCGTCGCGATGGAGGCCACCGCGGTGGCCACGGCCGCACCAGTCACGGAACCCGAAGCACCTGAGGTCGAGCGGCCTGCCATTCCCCAAGACCTCACGGCAGCGGCGTTCTTCGACGTGGACAACACGATGATGATGGGCGCGTCGATCTTCCACTTCGCGAGGGGGCTCGCCGCGCGCAAGTACTTCAGCACCTCCGACCTCGCCGGTTTCGCCTGGCAGCAGGTCAAATTCAGGGTCGGTGGCAGGGAGAGCCACCAGGGAGTGCAGTCCAGCAGGGAGCAGGCGCTGTCGTTCGTCGCTGGCCGCACCGTTGACGAGATGGTCTCCATCGGCGAGGAAATCTACGACGAGCTCATGGCCGACAAGATCTGGGCAGGCACGCGAGCACTCGCTCAGATGCATCTCGACGCGGGTCAGCGGGTCTGGCTGGTGACCGCCACCCCCGTGGAGCTCGCGGCGATCATCGCCCGAAGGCTCGGGCTCACCGGCGCGCTCGGCACCGTCGCCGAGAGCGTGGACGGCGTTTACACGGGCAGGCTTGTCGGTGACCTCCTGCACGGCAGAGCCAAGGCGCACGCCGTGCGAGCACTCGCCGCGAGGGAAGGGCTCAACCTGCGCCGGTGCACTGCGTACTCGGACTCGCAGAACGACGTCCCGATGCTCTCGGTCGTCGGCACCGCCGTCGCCGTCAACCCCGATTCGGGCCTGCGCGACGTCGCAAGGGCGAGGGGATGGGAGATCAGGGACTTCCGCACGGGACGCAAGGCCGCGAAGATCGGCGTCCCCTCTGTCCTCGGCGCAGGCGCGCTCGCCGGTGCCGTGGCAGCGGGCCTGGCCTACCGCAAACGCCTGGTCTGA